In Cloacibacterium caeni, a single window of DNA contains:
- a CDS encoding alpha-ketoglutarate-dependent dioxygenase AlkB family protein, producing MNNLLPKDGTVHYYGKIFTEEQSEIYYVKLLNEINWQHDVVKIFGKEITTKRKVAFLGDEGISYKYSGKTKIAEKFLNSTNVNWLKFILEIKSTVEQISGEKFNACLLNYYHNGSEAMSWHSDNEKEILKHSAIASVSFGAERKFGFKHNFSKEEISLMLEKGSLLIMKDETQIYWKHKLYTNAKIIEPRINLTFRTIVND from the coding sequence ATGAATAATCTTTTACCAAAAGACGGCACTGTACATTATTATGGAAAAATTTTCACGGAAGAACAAAGTGAAATATATTATGTTAAATTGCTCAATGAAATCAATTGGCAACATGATGTAGTTAAAATTTTTGGTAAAGAAATAACTACCAAAAGAAAAGTTGCTTTTTTAGGAGATGAAGGAATTTCTTATAAATATTCGGGAAAAACTAAAATCGCTGAGAAATTTTTAAATTCGACGAATGTCAATTGGCTAAAATTTATTTTAGAAATAAAATCTACGGTGGAACAAATCTCAGGCGAAAAATTTAATGCATGTTTATTGAACTATTATCACAATGGTTCTGAAGCAATGAGTTGGCATTCTGATAACGAAAAAGAAATTCTCAAGCATTCTGCAATTGCATCTGTAAGTTTCGGAGCGGAAAGAAAATTTGGTTTCAAACATAATTTTAGCAAAGAAGAAATTTCACTAATGCTTGAGAAAGGCTCATTACTCATCATGAAAGATGAAACTCAAATCTATTGGAAACACAAGCTTTATACGAATGCTAAAATCATTGAGCCAAGAATAAATTTGACATTCAGAACAATTGTAAACGACTAA
- a CDS encoding acyl-CoA dehydrogenase family protein, translated as MSYYPLNSIPDYYGIDDLLTEEHILIRNSVRDWVQSFIMPQIDDAAQHHKDIPNLMKELGAIGALGPYIPEEYGGAGLDQISYGLIMQELERGDSAVRSAASVQSSLVMFPIFEFGSEEQKRKYLPKLASGEFIGAFGLTEPNHGSNPGGMETHYKDMGDHYLLNGAKMWITNAPLCDIAVVWAKGEDGKVRGMIVERGYEGFTTPETTNKWSLRASKTGELVFNNVKVPKENFLPNVEGLKGPLSCLNSARYGISWGVIGAAIDCYCTAVQYSKERTQFGKPIASFQLQQKKLAEFLTEITKAQLLCWRLGTLKNDHKATPAQISMAKRNNVRMAINIARESRQILGGMGIMGEFPMMRHAANLESVITYEGTEDVHLLITGLDITGINAFS; from the coding sequence ATGTCATACTATCCTTTAAATAGCATTCCAGATTATTATGGAATTGATGATTTACTTACAGAAGAACATATCTTAATCAGAAACTCTGTTAGAGATTGGGTTCAGTCATTTATTATGCCTCAAATTGATGATGCAGCGCAACATCATAAAGACATTCCTAATCTCATGAAAGAATTAGGAGCAATTGGTGCTCTCGGTCCTTATATTCCAGAAGAATATGGAGGTGCTGGTTTAGACCAAATTTCTTACGGACTCATTATGCAAGAATTAGAACGTGGAGATTCTGCCGTTCGTTCTGCGGCTTCTGTACAGAGTTCTTTGGTTATGTTTCCTATTTTCGAGTTTGGTTCAGAAGAACAAAAACGCAAATATCTTCCAAAATTGGCTTCTGGTGAATTTATTGGTGCATTTGGCTTAACAGAGCCTAATCACGGTTCTAATCCTGGCGGAATGGAAACGCATTACAAAGATATGGGCGATCATTATTTGCTTAACGGTGCTAAAATGTGGATTACCAATGCTCCACTTTGTGATATTGCTGTAGTTTGGGCAAAAGGTGAAGATGGAAAAGTTCGCGGAATGATTGTAGAACGTGGTTACGAAGGTTTTACCACTCCAGAAACTACCAATAAATGGTCTCTCAGAGCTTCTAAAACGGGTGAATTGGTTTTTAATAACGTAAAAGTTCCTAAAGAAAATTTTTTACCAAACGTAGAAGGTCTTAAAGGTCCTCTTTCTTGTTTAAATTCAGCACGTTACGGAATTTCTTGGGGCGTAATTGGTGCTGCGATAGATTGCTATTGCACAGCAGTTCAGTATTCTAAAGAAAGAACACAGTTTGGAAAACCGATTGCAAGTTTCCAACTTCAACAGAAAAAATTAGCCGAATTTTTAACTGAAATTACTAAAGCTCAATTGCTTTGCTGGAGATTAGGAACCTTGAAAAATGACCATAAAGCTACTCCAGCTCAAATTTCTATGGCAAAAAGAAACAACGTGAGAATGGCAATTAACATAGCAAGAGAATCTCGTCAAATTCTTGGAGGAATGGGAATTATGGGAGAATTCCCAATGATGCGTCACGCTGCCAACTTAGAATCTGTAATCACATACGAAGGAACAGAAGACGTTCACTTACTCATCACGGGTCTAGATATTACAGGAATCAACGCATTTTCATAA
- a CDS encoding dihydrolipoamide acetyltransferase family protein, whose protein sequence is MKTINIPLPKIGESTTEAKIVEWLKKPGDFIKRDELFAVIGTDKVDSEIFSEYEGTLKDILVKEGEEVSVGTPICTMEVDDAVSETITMSAKRSEAVEVSNKDFSTPLHSAQNDKTQLVSRSDSYRNSELVSFLSPVVRKMAAENGLSLEDLQKINGTGENGRIRKQDVENFLKPRKQNTSTPFIEEKLQLKVELGETLEPLSKMRKLIAENMEKSWRSIPHVTTFMDANVTKLVAYREENKEKFLQENAVKLTYTHVIMKAVIDAIKVYPTLNSWFNNEELLEKKNINLGFAAALPDGNLIVPNIKNAQDLLVTEIAQQVSEIGTRAKIGKLKPDDIQDTTFTVSNTGMFGSESGTPIISRPQVAVLALGNILRRAWIVDENGEEKILPQSVMTLSLSYDHRIVDGALASKFLTEIKKNMENF, encoded by the coding sequence ATGAAAACCATCAACATACCATTACCTAAAATAGGAGAATCTACTACCGAAGCCAAAATTGTAGAATGGCTGAAAAAACCTGGAGATTTCATCAAACGAGATGAACTTTTTGCCGTAATTGGAACCGACAAAGTAGATTCTGAAATTTTCTCAGAATATGAAGGTACACTCAAAGATATTCTCGTAAAAGAAGGCGAAGAAGTTTCTGTAGGAACTCCTATTTGTACCATGGAAGTGGATGATGCTGTTTCTGAAACCATCACAATGAGCGCGAAACGTAGTGAAGCAGTCGAAGTGTCTAATAAAGATTTTTCGACTCCATTACATTCCGCTCAAAATGACAAAACTCAACTCGTATCTCGTTCCGATAGCTATCGGAACTCAGAACTCGTATCTTTTCTTTCTCCAGTGGTAAGAAAAATGGCTGCAGAAAACGGATTGAGTTTAGAAGATTTGCAGAAAATTAACGGAACTGGAGAAAACGGAAGAATCAGAAAACAAGATGTAGAAAATTTCTTAAAACCAAGAAAACAAAATACTTCTACTCCATTTATTGAAGAAAAACTTCAACTCAAAGTAGAACTCGGTGAAACGTTGGAGCCACTTTCTAAAATGCGTAAACTCATCGCCGAAAATATGGAAAAATCTTGGCGAAGCATTCCTCATGTTACTACTTTTATGGATGCAAATGTGACGAAATTAGTCGCTTATCGTGAAGAAAATAAAGAGAAATTTCTACAAGAAAATGCGGTAAAACTCACTTATACGCATGTGATTATGAAAGCAGTGATAGATGCAATTAAGGTCTATCCTACTCTAAATTCTTGGTTTAATAATGAAGAATTGTTAGAAAAGAAAAACATCAATTTAGGTTTTGCAGCAGCACTTCCTGACGGTAATCTCATCGTTCCGAATATTAAAAATGCACAGGATTTATTGGTTACAGAGATTGCTCAACAAGTTTCAGAAATCGGAACCAGAGCCAAAATTGGAAAACTAAAACCAGATGACATTCAAGATACCACTTTCACGGTTTCTAATACAGGAATGTTCGGTTCAGAAAGCGGAACGCCTATTATTTCTCGGCCACAAGTTGCAGTTCTGGCTTTAGGAAATATCCTGAGAAGAGCTTGGATTGTTGATGAAAACGGTGAAGAAAAGATATTACCTCAATCGGTGATGACTTTGTCTTTAAGCTATGACCACAGAATTGTAGATGGTGCTCTTGCCTCGAAATTCTTAACAGAGATTAAAAAAAATATGGAAAATTTTTAG
- a CDS encoding PD-(D/E)XK nuclease family protein: protein MKFLKKTITNLLDKSKDLSGFSLVIPGKRPVVFIKEILKELNYNGILPEFFTIDELVHKISQKQEIKGIALWLFAYQTYTQLYQDEDLATFLKWFPTLQKDWDDMLKFHGNDKEILEWMLAEERIKNWGENLGDEEGARKRNLNFWRKMNAFLPFLQEKLEEQQLATSGMIHLYTKENLENYCKNFNLRAVFIGFNAFTPVEEKLVRTLLQWDKADIFFHADEYYFHDERQEAGKFLREYKTWKEFNDSRDFNWIENEFIEPKNIKVYEVSGNIAQTKVLPEILSEIHTENSDYQNTAVVLLDENLLPATLDSLASVEKLNITMGFPLKNLAFSNAMKKLFHLHKQLEKNASSYYYNDILPILDELPKNFKDENIIKNFVATLEERNIVYISKKQLSELLNGLSFYNLFEKQDAETLLNTLIDFCKDLKYNKIDNVQYENISHFEKSFVIIKNQLSPYQYQVKIETLEVLINQLINSESIDFVGEPLEGLQLMGLLETRLLNFENIILLSANEGKLPLGNSQNTYLPFDVRKQFNLHTFLENDGIYAYHFYRFLQNAKNIYLLYNALGSGINTGEKTRFITQIEMESQHKIEHIIIENTSEPINQEPITIEKTPSVLEKLEEWKQKVSPSHLVTYLYNPIDFYLDKILNTRETTEIEEELSQRNYGTLVHNALEYLYGKIIGKILKVNDLENLLQQVDESIDKAIERLKHQPEFYEKGMNFVHKQIAKRVVESVLNYDLELVKNENSLEIVALERKIENIPFKIDENNEVIFYGFIDRIDILNGTLRIIDYKTAKPKNLKIKVKEDKIENLFFDDKYKQAMQLCMYQYCISQIDEFKNRELETGIWSFAEVNNGVQKVEFTEDNFEDSLVSVKNLILEILNPDIPFTEKVHESWN, encoded by the coding sequence ATGAAATTTCTAAAAAAAACCATAACCAATTTGCTTGATAAATCTAAAGATTTATCGGGTTTTTCATTGGTAATTCCAGGAAAAAGACCTGTAGTTTTCATCAAAGAAATTCTTAAAGAACTCAATTATAATGGTATTCTTCCAGAGTTTTTTACGATTGATGAATTGGTGCATAAAATCAGTCAAAAACAAGAAATCAAAGGCATTGCACTTTGGCTTTTTGCCTATCAAACCTATACTCAGCTTTATCAAGATGAAGATCTTGCCACATTTTTAAAATGGTTCCCAACACTACAAAAAGATTGGGATGATATGCTGAAATTCCATGGAAACGACAAAGAAATTCTGGAATGGATGCTCGCTGAAGAACGCATCAAAAACTGGGGCGAAAATCTGGGCGATGAAGAAGGCGCTAGAAAGAGAAATCTCAATTTTTGGAGAAAAATGAATGCTTTTCTTCCTTTTTTACAAGAAAAATTAGAGGAACAGCAATTGGCTACTTCAGGAATGATTCATCTTTACACCAAAGAAAATTTAGAAAATTATTGTAAAAATTTCAATCTTAGAGCCGTTTTTATTGGGTTTAATGCATTTACTCCCGTTGAAGAAAAATTAGTCAGAACACTTTTACAATGGGACAAAGCAGATATTTTCTTTCATGCAGATGAATATTATTTCCATGACGAAAGACAAGAAGCAGGGAAATTTCTCCGCGAATACAAAACTTGGAAAGAATTTAATGATTCTAGAGATTTCAACTGGATTGAAAATGAATTCATTGAACCAAAAAATATAAAAGTTTATGAAGTTTCAGGAAATATTGCTCAAACCAAAGTTTTGCCAGAAATTCTTTCAGAAATTCACACAGAAAATTCTGATTATCAGAATACTGCAGTAGTTTTATTGGATGAAAATTTACTTCCTGCAACGTTAGATTCTCTCGCATCTGTTGAAAAACTAAACATTACAATGGGCTTTCCGTTGAAAAATTTGGCTTTTTCAAACGCGATGAAAAAACTGTTTCATCTTCATAAACAACTAGAAAAAAATGCTTCTTCGTATTATTACAATGATATTTTGCCGATTTTAGATGAACTTCCAAAGAATTTTAAAGACGAAAATATCATCAAAAACTTCGTTGCAACCTTAGAAGAAAGAAACATTGTCTACATTTCTAAAAAGCAATTAAGCGAATTATTGAACGGACTTTCTTTCTATAATTTGTTTGAAAAACAAGACGCTGAAACTTTACTCAATACTTTAATTGATTTTTGTAAAGATTTAAAATACAATAAAATAGACAATGTCCAATATGAAAACATTTCTCATTTTGAGAAGAGTTTCGTCATCATCAAAAATCAACTTTCTCCATATCAATATCAAGTAAAAATCGAAACACTGGAAGTGTTGATTAATCAACTCATTAACTCTGAATCAATAGATTTTGTGGGAGAACCTTTAGAAGGTTTACAATTGATGGGACTTTTGGAAACACGATTGTTGAATTTTGAAAACATTATTCTTCTTTCTGCCAATGAAGGAAAATTACCACTGGGAAATTCGCAAAATACTTATCTTCCGTTTGATGTAAGAAAACAGTTTAATCTGCATACTTTCTTAGAAAATGATGGAATTTATGCCTATCACTTTTACCGATTTTTACAGAATGCCAAGAATATCTATTTGCTTTACAATGCTCTCGGTTCTGGCATAAATACAGGAGAAAAAACGAGATTCATTACCCAGATTGAAATGGAATCTCAGCATAAAATAGAGCATATCATCATCGAAAACACTTCTGAACCGATTAATCAAGAACCGATTACGATTGAAAAAACACCTTCAGTTCTTGAAAAATTAGAAGAATGGAAGCAGAAGGTTTCGCCGTCACATTTGGTAACCTATCTTTATAATCCTATTGATTTTTATTTGGATAAAATTCTCAACACCAGAGAAACAACAGAAATTGAAGAAGAACTTTCTCAGCGTAATTATGGGACTTTAGTTCACAATGCTTTAGAATATTTATACGGAAAAATAATTGGTAAAATATTAAAAGTTAATGATTTAGAAAATTTACTTCAACAAGTAGATGAATCAATTGACAAAGCCATTGAAAGACTCAAACATCAACCAGAATTCTACGAAAAAGGAATGAATTTCGTACACAAACAAATTGCCAAAAGAGTAGTAGAATCTGTTTTGAATTATGATTTAGAGTTGGTAAAAAACGAAAATTCTTTGGAAATTGTAGCTTTAGAAAGAAAAATAGAAAATATTCCTTTCAAAATTGATGAAAATAATGAAGTGATTTTCTACGGATTTATTGATAGAATTGATATTCTGAATGGGACTTTAAGAATTATAGATTATAAAACAGCAAAGCCTAAGAACCTGAAAATCAAAGTAAAAGAAGACAAAATTGAAAATCTTTTCTTTGATGATAAATACAAACAAGCGATGCAATTGTGTATGTATCAATATTGTATTTCTCAAATAGATGAGTTTAAAAATCGTGAATTAGAAACAGGAATTTGGAGTTTTGCAGAGGTGAATAACGGCGTACAAAAAGTAGAATTTACCGAGGATAATTTTGAAGATTCTTTAGTTTCTGTGAAAAACTTAATTCTAGAAATTCTCAATCCAGATATTCCATTTACAGAAAAAGTTCATGAAAGTTGGAATTAA
- a CDS encoding glutaminase, whose amino-acid sequence MNYQKTIKEIYVESQEFPKIGEVSASIPELKNISPDKFGIFISTHEGTEFGKGDFQEKISIQSVSKVFTLCLAFSILGEKIWQRVNVEPSGNAFNSLVQLENEKGIPRNPFINAGAIVIADILLSHLKNPKEDFLEFIREISGKKNIQFNQKVALSEKQTGYRNFALGNFLKSFGNIENKVEDVLDFYFHQCSVEMTCEELAHAFYFLANEGKTKSGKTILNKSQIKRLNALMLTCGFYDESGEFAYKVGLPGKSGIGGAIVAVLPRKFSVATWSPRLNEKGNSEAGMYALELLTTKLGISIF is encoded by the coding sequence ATGAATTACCAAAAAACCATAAAAGAAATATATGTAGAAAGCCAAGAATTTCCTAAAATAGGAGAAGTATCGGCTTCTATACCCGAACTTAAAAATATCAGTCCGGATAAGTTTGGAATTTTCATTTCTACACATGAAGGAACAGAATTTGGCAAAGGAGATTTTCAGGAAAAAATTTCTATACAAAGTGTTTCAAAAGTCTTCACGCTGTGTTTGGCATTTTCTATTTTAGGCGAAAAAATTTGGCAGCGTGTAAATGTAGAACCTTCTGGTAACGCATTTAATTCTTTGGTGCAATTAGAAAACGAAAAAGGAATTCCCAGAAATCCTTTTATAAATGCAGGTGCAATAGTTATTGCAGACATTTTACTGTCTCATCTTAAAAATCCAAAAGAAGATTTTTTAGAATTTATCAGAGAAATTTCAGGCAAAAAAAACATTCAGTTTAACCAAAAAGTTGCCCTTTCTGAAAAGCAAACAGGCTACAGAAATTTTGCGCTTGGTAATTTTTTGAAATCATTTGGAAATATCGAAAACAAGGTAGAAGACGTTCTGGATTTTTATTTTCATCAGTGTTCTGTAGAAATGACTTGCGAAGAATTAGCTCACGCTTTTTATTTTTTGGCCAACGAAGGAAAAACCAAATCTGGTAAAACCATTTTAAATAAAAGTCAGATAAAAAGACTTAATGCATTAATGTTAACATGCGGTTTTTATGATGAATCCGGAGAATTTGCTTACAAAGTAGGATTGCCCGGAAAAAGTGGAATTGGCGGTGCAATTGTAGCCGTTCTACCCAGAAAATTTTCGGTGGCAACTTGGAGCCCAAGATTAAATGAAAAAGGAAATTCAGAAGCAGGAATGTATGCTCTGGAACTGCTCACAACCAAACTGGGAATTTCAATTTTTTAA
- a CDS encoding DUF922 domain-containing protein: MKSDSTIVSYSSCGLSYTAFKDKANNKMKVRIDATFDPSKSWKHPIKTKNLNINHEQGHFDIAEIYARKLRKEFLENVKTEKDYQLKFKLIYQVMYGEFLDYQNYYDNITKRGTKAEKQNELDAEIKAQLKKLEHYKN; encoded by the coding sequence ATGAAAAGTGACAGCACCATTGTCAGTTATTCTTCTTGTGGACTAAGTTACACCGCTTTTAAAGACAAAGCCAATAATAAAATGAAGGTGAGAATAGATGCTACTTTTGACCCAAGCAAATCTTGGAAACATCCTATTAAAACCAAAAATCTCAATATCAATCATGAACAAGGCCATTTTGATATTGCCGAAATTTACGCTAGAAAACTGAGAAAAGAATTTCTAGAAAATGTAAAAACGGAGAAAGATTACCAATTGAAATTTAAGTTGATTTATCAGGTAATGTATGGTGAATTTCTCGATTATCAAAACTATTATGATAACATTACCAAACGAGGAACTAAAGCAGAAAAACAAAATGAGCTAGATGCAGAAATTAAAGCTCAACTCAAAAAACTAGAACACTATAAAAACTAA
- the rsmG gene encoding 16S rRNA (guanine(527)-N(7))-methyltransferase RsmG produces the protein MSSEIILKYFPNLTDQQKSQFQQLETLYKDWNEKINVISRKDIDEFYERHVLHSLGIAKIMEFADGTKVLDIGTGGGFPGIPLAILFPNVEFTLVDSIGKKITVVNAVAESLGLKNVKAYHERAEKIKDKFHFVVSRAVTQMPVFLRWLKGKFEKEQFNPKHNGVLYLKGGDLGEELAGIKCEIYNLKDQFEEEFFDTKKVVYLSKGNFNS, from the coding sequence ATGTCTTCAGAAATTATTTTAAAATATTTCCCCAATTTAACAGACCAACAAAAATCTCAGTTCCAACAGCTTGAAACGCTTTATAAAGACTGGAACGAAAAAATTAACGTGATTTCGAGAAAAGATATTGATGAATTTTACGAAAGACACGTTCTCCATTCATTGGGAATTGCAAAAATTATGGAATTTGCAGATGGAACCAAAGTTCTAGACATAGGAACTGGTGGTGGTTTTCCGGGAATTCCTCTGGCTATTTTATTTCCGAATGTAGAATTTACTTTGGTAGATTCTATTGGTAAAAAAATTACGGTAGTGAATGCAGTTGCCGAAAGTCTTGGATTAAAAAATGTAAAAGCCTATCACGAAAGAGCCGAAAAAATAAAAGATAAATTCCATTTTGTAGTGAGCAGAGCAGTTACACAAATGCCTGTTTTCTTGCGTTGGTTAAAAGGAAAATTCGAAAAAGAACAATTTAATCCAAAACACAACGGTGTTTTATACTTAAAAGGTGGAGATTTAGGAGAAGAACTTGCTGGAATAAAATGTGAAATTTACAATCTGAAAGACCAATTCGAAGAAGAGTTTTTTGACACTAAAAAAGTAGTATATTTATCCAAAGGAAATTTTAATTCATAA
- a CDS encoding pyridoxal phosphate-dependent aminotransferase: MNKLSDRLNRLSYSQTFVMSNKAREMKAAGIDVISLTLGEPDFEVPANIKQAAFDAINQNFSHYSPVPGFLELRQAIAKKLKRDNNLDYKPTQICVSNGAKQSILNVLAAVVNDGDEVILPAPYWVSYDEMVKMMGGTSVFIETNIDTEFKMTAEQLEAAITPKTKVILYSSPCNPSGSYYTKDELEKIANVVAKYPYVTIISDEIYEYINYDGKHTSIAEFPQVYEQTAVINGMSKAFAMTGWRIGYSACPEWLAKACDKVQGQMTSGANTVAQRASITGLETDPSEYYFMVESFEKRRNLVFELIKDIPGFKVNLPKAAFYFFPDISYYIGKTIDGVLINNSDDFAMFLLEKAHVACVGGVSFGDANCIRFSYAASEEELKEAMNRIIKALTEAEIH; this comes from the coding sequence ATGAATAAACTGTCAGATAGATTAAACAGATTAAGTTATTCTCAAACTTTTGTAATGAGCAATAAAGCCCGTGAAATGAAAGCTGCGGGAATAGATGTGATTTCGTTAACTCTTGGTGAGCCAGATTTTGAGGTTCCTGCAAATATCAAACAAGCTGCTTTTGATGCTATTAATCAAAATTTCTCTCATTATTCGCCTGTTCCAGGATTTTTAGAATTGAGACAAGCGATTGCTAAAAAGTTGAAAAGAGATAATAATCTGGATTATAAGCCGACTCAAATTTGTGTTTCAAACGGTGCAAAACAGTCTATTCTCAATGTATTAGCTGCGGTAGTAAATGATGGTGACGAAGTTATTTTACCAGCTCCTTATTGGGTTTCTTATGACGAAATGGTTAAAATGATGGGCGGAACTTCTGTTTTTATTGAAACGAATATTGACACAGAGTTTAAAATGACTGCTGAACAACTAGAAGCAGCGATTACTCCAAAAACCAAAGTGATTCTTTATAGTTCGCCATGTAATCCTTCTGGAAGTTATTATACGAAAGATGAATTAGAAAAAATAGCCAATGTAGTAGCAAAATATCCTTATGTAACCATTATTTCTGATGAAATCTACGAATACATCAATTACGATGGAAAACACACTTCTATTGCAGAATTCCCACAAGTTTATGAACAAACTGCCGTAATCAACGGAATGTCTAAAGCATTTGCAATGACCGGTTGGAGAATTGGTTACAGTGCTTGTCCAGAATGGTTGGCAAAAGCTTGTGATAAGGTTCAAGGACAAATGACTTCTGGTGCGAATACAGTTGCGCAAAGAGCTTCGATTACAGGATTGGAAACAGATCCGAGTGAATATTATTTTATGGTAGAAAGTTTTGAAAAACGAAGAAATTTGGTTTTTGAATTGATAAAAGATATTCCAGGATTTAAAGTTAATTTGCCAAAAGCAGCTTTCTACTTCTTCCCAGATATTTCTTATTACATCGGGAAAACCATTGACGGTGTTCTCATCAATAATTCTGATGATTTTGCGATGTTTTTATTAGAAAAAGCACATGTAGCTTGTGTAGGAGGCGTAAGTTTTGGTGATGCTAATTGTATCAGATTCTCTTATGCAGCTTCTGAAGAAGAATTAAAAGAAGCGATGAATAGAATTATAAAAGCTTTAACAGAAGCAGAAATTCATTAA
- a CDS encoding peroxiredoxin has product MALVGRKFPNVTVDAISKSGENLRINVLEEAVKNQSKVLLFWYPKDFTFVCPTELHAFQAALEEFKNRNTMVIGASCDTNEVHFAWLSTPKNMGGIEGVTYPLLADTHRQLANILGIVDQDFEYDEEGNETFSGSNVTYRATYLIDEEGKVFHESVNDMPLGRNVAEYLRLIDAYTHVQKYGEVCPANWQEGKAAMNANRTATAEYLSQN; this is encoded by the coding sequence ATGGCATTAGTAGGAAGAAAATTTCCAAATGTAACGGTAGACGCAATCTCTAAATCAGGAGAAAATTTAAGAATTAACGTTTTAGAAGAAGCAGTAAAAAATCAATCAAAAGTTCTATTATTTTGGTATCCAAAAGACTTTACTTTTGTTTGTCCAACAGAATTACACGCTTTTCAAGCTGCTTTAGAAGAATTTAAAAACAGAAACACTATGGTTATTGGTGCTTCTTGTGACACAAACGAGGTACACTTCGCATGGTTATCAACTCCAAAAAATATGGGAGGAATCGAAGGAGTGACTTATCCACTTTTAGCTGATACACACAGACAATTGGCTAATATTTTAGGAATTGTAGACCAAGATTTCGAATATGATGAAGAAGGAAACGAAACTTTTTCTGGGTCTAACGTAACTTACAGAGCAACTTATTTAATTGATGAAGAAGGAAAAGTTTTCCACGAAAGTGTAAATGATATGCCTCTTGGAAGAAACGTAGCTGAATATTTAAGATTAATTGATGCTTACACTCACGTTCAAAAATACGGAGAAGTTTGTCCAGCAAACTGGCAAGAAGGTAAAGCAGCAATGAATGCTAATAGAACTGCAACTGCTGAATATCTTAGCCAAAACTAA
- a CDS encoding methylglyoxal synthase has product MTKNVRLLSPQKTIALIAHDHKKDELLEWVKKHSEVIQQHQLIATGTTGKLIENELGVPVHRVMSGPLGGDQQLGAMIAEGKIDIVIFFWDPMEAQPHDPDVKAFLRICAVWNIIVACDASTADFILTSPFMHTEYAVETPDYKVYLNRNIEKGIS; this is encoded by the coding sequence ATGACTAAAAATGTAAGGTTGCTTTCTCCTCAAAAAACAATAGCGCTTATTGCTCACGACCATAAAAAAGATGAATTACTTGAATGGGTAAAAAAACACAGTGAAGTGATTCAACAACATCAATTAATTGCTACGGGAACCACGGGAAAATTGATAGAAAATGAATTGGGCGTTCCTGTTCACAGAGTAATGAGTGGCCCACTTGGTGGAGATCAACAACTCGGTGCAATGATTGCCGAAGGAAAAATAGATATCGTTATTTTCTTTTGGGATCCTATGGAAGCGCAGCCTCATGATCCAGATGTAAAGGCTTTTTTAAGAATCTGTGCCGTTTGGAATATTATCGTAGCATGTGATGCCTCTACCGCAGATTTTATTCTAACTTCGCCTTTCATGCATACAGAATATGCTGTGGAAACTCCTGATTATAAAGTATATTTAAATAGAAATATAGAAAAAGGAATTTCATAA